One region of Termitidicoccus mucosus genomic DNA includes:
- a CDS encoding immunoglobulin domain-containing protein, whose translation MKTSGFKITAGVACACAAVIIAFLAASRNPPRPTPPKGSTTVSQNASRQNAQPRDAGGTGEAEGNATAVEEPWPAFTADALWRLTPRQMASAPDAAPEHSAVVVADLDTRPAAETLWNLKQGDDIELALPNGEVTRGHVNLVLNDNGVLRIGGGLPEKERGSFALALNDKLQLMGHILLPGMELAYAIEPGGRPDNSRMEALPLGDVICFPYQDPPGDTDADAAAGRQAVQAFAADAVAPAPQAAAVPSLSSRPAAPAVLYLDFDGAVVNDPYWNGGATINAAAANLTEAQIRDVWQGVSEAYSPFNIDVTTNAARYAAMPAGKRMRCIITPTYQWYTSSTGTRGVALRHSFARAGSLFAGDTPCWIFVPSFYTYIAMVSAHELGHTLGLIHDGTYNPATGARSEYFGGHGTGEMSWGPIMGNPSYRNITQWSKGEYAYASSTEDDLAIISSSTNGFGFFNDGIGGTRAAATALGLPASGSVTKSGVLTSAADEAWFTFTLAAEKTCSFSAEPAATTPRLDILMQLLDAGGNPLVTDNPSLSLSALIEKKLSPGTYYIKIQGAAYGGGLTEGYTRYGSIGQYTLTAGVATAVNAPTITQYPQNTATHTEAASFTLTAAASGPGALRYQWQKNGVDMATSARVADATSATLTVLAPVAADAGQYAIKVRNAGGEATSAPATVTVTAPPPPAIITHPQSKTVSATASHFLIDVWATGAGTLSFQWQKDGVDLVPSSHYSGVNGPTLYVYSPEASDAGEYRVRVGNAGGETVSEPASIAVTLPEPPTIVEHPANVTRFEGQSAPIELTVTASGQGSLSFRWQKDDVDIETGGDYSTNVISYANPVARLSINNYTTAHSGRYRAVVTNQGGGTQSNEAIVIIDLPPAPTISTHPENRTTLAGDYSVTFSVGAVGIGLRYQWEKNGADLTASSHYGGVNSSVLSIYSPQIDDAGSYAVRVWNAGGEQLSSAAVLTVNLPPVPTFRLQPSDLYLTQGKGIYLEAGVTSSGGYSCQWYKDGQAIAGATSHSFFISSAAVSDSGTYKLVVTNPGGSVESKEVAVAVAPASAPVIITQPRDQTAYEGGSVTFSVFADGDPAPDYEWHKNGVKMINSGPLLTVSNIRSGNTDKYKVVASNIAGSVTSDEVAAGIEPAAGGRGIGLFPEQKRTGCGRVVYMLQVNSAFSWAVSTDSPWLAFSKKEGNSSDFIEVTVAPNPLPVQRAATVSVAGLVHTITQAPAGSLVRELWAVGNNEPGQLGTGVPGGSLQRRAIPVQIDADVRFISAGSYYSMYIKDDGTLWTAGGNGYWKMGLHPVGNYPAPVQTASSAAFVAASVEYSMYIRPDGVLFGVGHNYERQVGSSSDYAPHTVSDVRRWTSIAPGAVSVAAGGAHTLFIKSDGSLWGMGQNAGLVESGDSSYGYLFTPRQIAADAVAVAAGAAHGLYIKSDRTLWGMGLNFNYQLGQPVSNWSVLPPVRIDNNVAAIAASGEHSLWIKNDDSLWAVGLNSSGQLGSGANARITVPAQIATNVRAVSTNSQHTLYITNDNRLRAMGDNTHGQFGNGTFDSSNIPIEVAANVDAVSAGRNHTLFIATGDIRLDPPPPPVITGFSPANITTQTKVVITGSNFHHLAGVYFGSIEADNYTVDSDTQITAYAPIVPVEDGQSIHVGTFDGVVSSAATYSAAYPPVPGEPIPDQLVRLGNTISIEAPVLGTPAPTIVWQVSTDDGATWADLSADLIHGIDAHGTLTISNAPLAITGNRYRFVATNAHGLVTGTPFTVTVAYPPSVITHPVSQTVNAGASVSLIAAFSGAPAPALQWEVSTTGGSTWAPVGGAINATLTLNNVNAPMHLGQYRCAAENLYGIAVTNPATLSVVHAPIHHNGITSQGVVVGRDVTLSADASGHPSPAYRWQISTDGGGTWNNLSDNANYHGASSSMLDISNVTAGMNGYKYRCVATNSQGDSTGAPITLAVLSAQFSQPKGLVVSGGALYITDASLHTVQKVGLSNLQSAVLAGATGQSGYAHGTGASVRFSQPMGISAAGSTLYIADSGNNALRYLSTNGQITYTMRFTTTSVTITPYSVVSSIYGDEVCFSANPGHAIFGPIETISGTTRVPIKAGFPDQAGYLDNARSDARFNQPSGMVRKATGADLVVADAGNHAIRIVSSSGSVSTLAGSGTGGWRDGTGRAAEFNSPRGLATDSSGNLYIADTNNSTIRRVSAVGEVTTLAGNPGVHGLKDGSAEDAWFDHPHDVAYDSSGNLYIADTANSVIRKLNLATREVTTLAVTPVSSGTTGGGTGGNTGGGGGSTGGSGGGGGGAPSPWFVIALAALGLLRLYRKNKTG comes from the coding sequence ATGAAAACCTCCGGATTCAAGATCACGGCTGGCGTGGCCTGTGCCTGTGCTGCCGTAATCATTGCGTTTTTAGCTGCCAGCCGCAATCCACCGCGACCAACGCCGCCCAAGGGCAGCACCACCGTTTCGCAGAATGCATCGCGGCAAAACGCGCAACCGCGCGATGCAGGCGGCACGGGAGAGGCGGAGGGAAACGCCACCGCGGTGGAGGAACCCTGGCCAGCGTTTACGGCGGACGCCTTGTGGCGGTTGACTCCGCGCCAAATGGCATCCGCGCCGGATGCGGCACCGGAGCATTCCGCCGTCGTGGTGGCCGATCTCGACACCCGTCCGGCGGCTGAGACGCTGTGGAATCTGAAACAGGGCGACGACATCGAGCTCGCGCTGCCCAACGGAGAAGTCACGCGCGGCCACGTCAACCTCGTCCTCAACGACAACGGCGTGCTGCGCATCGGCGGCGGGTTGCCGGAGAAAGAACGCGGCTCCTTCGCCCTCGCGCTCAATGATAAATTGCAGCTCATGGGGCACATCCTGCTGCCCGGCATGGAACTCGCCTATGCGATCGAACCCGGCGGACGCCCGGACAATTCGCGCATGGAAGCCCTCCCCTTGGGCGATGTCATTTGTTTTCCCTATCAGGACCCGCCCGGCGACACGGATGCGGATGCCGCCGCGGGCCGGCAAGCCGTGCAAGCCTTCGCCGCCGACGCTGTCGCGCCCGCGCCGCAAGCCGCCGCCGTCCCCTCGCTCAGCAGCCGTCCCGCCGCGCCCGCCGTGCTCTATCTCGACTTCGACGGCGCGGTGGTGAACGACCCCTACTGGAACGGCGGCGCCACCATCAACGCCGCCGCCGCCAATCTCACCGAGGCGCAAATCAGGGATGTCTGGCAGGGGGTCAGCGAAGCCTACAGTCCCTTCAACATCGACGTCACCACCAACGCCGCGCGTTATGCCGCCATGCCCGCCGGCAAACGCATGCGCTGCATCATCACGCCGACCTACCAATGGTACACCAGCTCGACCGGCACCCGCGGCGTCGCGCTTCGGCACAGTTTTGCCAGGGCCGGCAGCTTGTTCGCCGGCGACACCCCGTGCTGGATCTTTGTCCCTTCGTTTTATACGTATATTGCCATGGTCTCCGCGCACGAGCTTGGCCACACGCTCGGTTTGATCCACGACGGCACCTATAATCCCGCCACGGGCGCGCGCAGCGAGTATTTCGGCGGCCACGGCACCGGCGAAATGTCCTGGGGGCCGATCATGGGCAACCCCTCCTACAGGAACATCACGCAATGGAGCAAAGGAGAGTATGCCTACGCCAGCAGCACCGAGGACGACCTCGCGATCATCAGCAGTTCGACCAACGGTTTCGGCTTTTTCAACGACGGCATTGGCGGCACGCGTGCCGCCGCCACCGCGCTCGGTCTTCCGGCCTCCGGCAGCGTGACGAAGTCGGGCGTCCTCACGTCGGCGGCGGACGAGGCGTGGTTTACCTTCACCCTTGCGGCGGAAAAAACCTGTTCTTTCTCCGCCGAACCCGCCGCCACTACGCCCAGGCTCGACATCCTCATGCAGCTCCTGGACGCGGGTGGAAACCCGCTCGTCACCGACAACCCCTCGCTGTCCCTGTCCGCCCTTATTGAAAAGAAACTTTCGCCGGGCACCTATTATATAAAAATTCAGGGCGCCGCCTATGGCGGCGGCCTGACCGAGGGCTACACCCGCTACGGCAGCATCGGCCAATACACGCTCACCGCCGGCGTCGCGACCGCCGTCAACGCGCCCACTATCACCCAGTACCCGCAAAACACGGCCACCCACACCGAGGCCGCGAGCTTCACGCTCACCGCCGCGGCCAGCGGCCCCGGCGCGCTGCGCTACCAATGGCAAAAGAACGGCGTGGATATGGCAACATCGGCGCGCGTCGCCGACGCCACCAGCGCGACGCTGACCGTGCTCGCCCCCGTCGCCGCCGACGCGGGGCAATATGCAATAAAAGTCCGCAACGCCGGCGGTGAGGCCACGAGCGCCCCCGCGACTGTTACCGTGACCGCCCCGCCGCCGCCGGCCATCATCACCCACCCGCAGTCCAAGACCGTCTCGGCCACGGCTTCCCATTTTTTGATTGATGTTTGGGCGACAGGCGCGGGCACATTGAGCTTCCAATGGCAAAAGGACGGCGTGGACCTGGTCCCGAGTTCGCATTACTCCGGCGTCAACGGCCCCACTCTATATGTCTATTCCCCGGAGGCGTCCGATGCGGGAGAATACCGGGTCAGGGTCGGCAATGCGGGCGGTGAAACCGTGAGCGAGCCGGCAAGCATTGCAGTAACCTTGCCGGAGCCTCCGACGATTGTGGAACACCCGGCGAATGTCACGCGGTTCGAAGGGCAGTCGGCGCCCATTGAACTGACCGTCACGGCCAGCGGGCAAGGCAGCTTGAGCTTCCGCTGGCAAAAGGATGATGTGGATATTGAGACGGGCGGGGATTATTCTACAAATGTCATATCTTATGCTAATCCAGTGGCCAGATTGTCTATAAATAATTACACAACGGCCCATTCCGGACGGTATCGCGCGGTGGTCACGAACCAGGGCGGCGGCACGCAAAGCAACGAGGCGATCGTAATCATTGACCTGCCGCCTGCTCCGACAATTTCGACGCATCCCGAAAACCGCACGACACTGGCGGGGGATTATTCGGTGACTTTTTCAGTCGGTGCCGTCGGAATTGGATTGAGATACCAGTGGGAAAAAAACGGCGCGGATTTGACGGCCTCATCCCACTACGGCGGCGTCAACTCCAGCGTGTTGTCCATTTATAGTCCGCAAATCGATGACGCGGGAAGCTATGCCGTGCGGGTCTGGAACGCCGGCGGCGAACAGCTCAGCAGCGCGGCTGTGCTCACGGTCAACCTGCCGCCGGTTCCGACCTTTCGACTTCAACCGAGCGACCTGTATTTGACACAAGGGAAAGGGATTTATTTGGAAGCTGGCGTGACAAGCTCGGGCGGTTATTCCTGCCAGTGGTATAAGGACGGGCAGGCGATAGCCGGCGCCACAAGCCATAGCTTTTTCATATCAAGCGCCGCGGTTTCCGATTCTGGAACCTATAAACTTGTCGTCACCAATCCCGGGGGAAGCGTCGAAAGCAAAGAAGTTGCCGTTGCCGTCGCGCCCGCGTCCGCCCCGGTGATCATCACGCAACCCAGGGACCAGACGGCCTATGAGGGCGGAAGCGTCACCTTTTCCGTGTTTGCCGACGGCGATCCCGCCCCGGATTATGAATGGCATAAGAACGGCGTCAAAATGATCAATTCGGGGCCATTGTTGACTGTGAGTAATATTCGCTCCGGGAACACGGACAAATACAAGGTGGTCGCCTCAAATATCGCGGGTTCCGTCACCAGCGACGAGGTCGCGGCCGGAATAGAGCCCGCCGCCGGCGGCAGGGGCATCGGCCTTTTCCCGGAACAGAAACGCACCGGTTGCGGGCGCGTTGTATATATGCTCCAAGTAAATTCGGCCTTCTCGTGGGCCGTTTCCACTGATTCGCCCTGGCTGGCCTTTTCCAAGAAAGAAGGAAATTCCTCGGATTTCATCGAGGTGACCGTGGCGCCCAACCCCCTTCCGGTTCAGCGCGCGGCGACTGTCAGTGTGGCCGGCCTTGTTCATACGATAACCCAGGCGCCGGCCGGCAGCCTCGTCCGGGAGTTGTGGGCCGTGGGAAACAATGAGCCCGGACAGCTCGGGACAGGGGTGCCGGGAGGCTCGCTCCAACGGCGCGCGATCCCCGTGCAAATCGACGCGGATGTGCGTTTCATTTCCGCCGGCTCATATTATAGCATGTATATAAAGGACGACGGGACGCTATGGACGGCCGGCGGCAACGGGTATTGGAAAATGGGGCTTCATCCCGTCGGGAATTACCCGGCCCCGGTGCAGACGGCATCCTCGGCCGCGTTTGTCGCGGCTTCCGTTGAGTATAGCATGTATATAAGACCGGACGGGGTGCTGTTTGGCGTCGGGCACAATTATGAAAGGCAGGTTGGCTCTTCCTCGGATTACGCGCCTCATACCGTCAGCGATGTCCGCAGATGGACAAGCATCGCGCCCGGCGCGGTGTCGGTGGCGGCGGGAGGGGCGCACACCTTGTTTATAAAATCCGACGGCTCTCTTTGGGGCATGGGACAGAATGCGGGACTTGTTGAGAGCGGTGACAGCAGTTATGGCTATTTGTTTACCCCCAGGCAAATAGCCGCCGATGCCGTGGCGGTCGCGGCCGGCGCCGCCCATGGCCTTTATATCAAGTCTGACCGCACTCTTTGGGGAATGGGTTTAAATTTTAATTATCAACTTGGACAACCTGTTTCCAACTGGTCTGTTTTGCCTCCGGTGCGGATTGACAACAATGTCGCCGCCATCGCCGCAAGTGGCGAACACAGTCTTTGGATAAAAAACGACGATTCCCTGTGGGCCGTCGGCCTTAATTCTTCCGGGCAGCTTGGCAGCGGTGCCAATGCCCGCATAACCGTGCCCGCCCAAATCGCAACCAACGTCAGGGCCGTGAGCACAAACTCACAGCATACATTATATATAACCAACGATAACAGATTGCGGGCCATGGGCGACAACACCCACGGGCAGTTTGGCAATGGCACTTTCGACAGTTCCAACATTCCCATTGAGGTCGCCGCCAATGTTGACGCCGTTTCCGCCGGCAGGAACCACACCCTCTTCATCGCCACCGGCGATATCCGGCTCGACCCGCCGCCGCCGCCCGTGATCACCGGCTTCTCGCCGGCCAATATCACCACACAAACCAAAGTCGTCATCACCGGCTCCAATTTTCATCATCTCGCCGGTGTTTATTTCGGCAGCATCGAAGCGGATAATTACACCGTTGATTCCGACACGCAAATCACCGCCTACGCGCCAATCGTTCCCGTCGAGGACGGCCAGTCCATCCACGTCGGCACCTTCGACGGCGTTGTCTCCAGCGCCGCGACTTACTCGGCGGCTTACCCGCCCGTGCCCGGCGAACCGATTCCCGACCAGCTTGTGCGTTTGGGCAACACCATCAGCATCGAGGCCCCCGTGCTCGGCACGCCCGCCCCCACGATTGTCTGGCAGGTCTCCACCGACGATGGCGCGACTTGGGCAGACCTCTCCGCCGACCTCATCCACGGGATTGACGCGCACGGCACGCTCACGATTTCCAACGCTCCGCTCGCCATCACGGGCAACCGCTACCGCTTCGTCGCCACGAACGCGCACGGCTTGGTAACGGGCACTCCATTTACCGTCACCGTCGCCTATCCGCCGTCCGTCATAACGCACCCGGTTTCGCAAACCGTGAACGCCGGGGCCAGCGTCTCGTTGATCGCCGCGTTTTCCGGCGCGCCCGCGCCCGCGCTCCAGTGGGAGGTTTCGACCACTGGCGGTTCGACATGGGCGCCGGTCGGGGGCGCCATCAATGCCACGCTTACGCTGAACAATGTGAACGCGCCGATGCATCTTGGGCAGTATCGATGCGCCGCCGAAAATCTCTACGGCATCGCCGTCACCAATCCCGCAACGCTCTCCGTGGTGCACGCACCAATCCATCACAACGGGATTACCAGTCAGGGTGTCGTCGTTGGCCGTGATGTCACGCTTTCCGCCGATGCATCCGGCCACCCGTCGCCGGCCTACCGCTGGCAGATTTCCACCGATGGAGGCGGCACATGGAACAACCTGTCCGATAATGCAAATTATCACGGCGCCTCCAGCAGCATGCTGGATATCAGCAACGTCACCGCCGGCATGAACGGTTACAAATATCGCTGCGTTGCCACCAATTCCCAAGGCGACTCCACCGGCGCCCCCATCACTCTCGCCGTTCTTTCCGCGCAGTTTTCCCAGCCCAAGGGCCTGGTTGTGTCAGGTGGCGCACTTTATATAACCGACGCGAGTTTGCATACCGTGCAAAAAGTCGGATTATCGAATCTTCAATCGGCCGTGCTGGCCGGTGCCACAGGACAAAGCGGGTATGCGCACGGCACAGGCGCTTCCGTCCGCTTCAGCCAGCCCATGGGCATATCCGCGGCCGGCAGCACTCTTTATATTGCTGATTCAGGCAACAACGCCTTGCGTTATCTCTCAACCAACGGACAAATTACATATACGATGCGTTTTACCACGACATCCGTGACCATCACTCCCTATTCGGTGGTTTCCAGCATATACGGCGACGAGGTTTGTTTCTCTGCCAATCCCGGACACGCAATCTTCGGCCCCATCGAGACTATTAGCGGCACCACCCGCGTGCCAATAAAAGCAGGATTCCCCGATCAGGCGGGTTATCTCGACAATGCACGGTCTGACGCCCGATTCAACCAGCCGTCAGGCATGGTGAGAAAAGCCACCGGCGCCGACCTTGTTGTCGCCGATGCCGGCAATCATGCCATCCGGATTGTCTCTTCTTCGGGCAGTGTGTCCACCCTTGCCGGTTCCGGCACCGGCGGCTGGCGGGATGGCACGGGGCGCGCGGCGGAATTTAATTCACCCCGAGGTCTCGCCACCGATTCCTCCGGCAACCTTTATATTGCCGATACCAACAACTCCACCATTCGCCGTGTTTCGGCCGTCGGCGAAGTCACCACCCTCGCGGGCAATCCCGGTGTGCATGGACTCAAGGATGGCAGCGCGGAGGATGCATGGTTCGACCATCCGCATGATGTGGCCTATGATTCATCCGGGAATCTCTACATCGCCGACACCGCGAACTCCGTCATCCGCAAGCTCAATCTCGCCACGCGCGAGGTCACCACGCTGGCGGTGACGCCCGTCTCTTCGGGAACCACCGGCGGCGGCACAGGAGGGAATACCGGCGGCGGTGGCGGTTCGACTGGAGGAAGCGGCGGTGGTGGCGGCGGCGCGCCTTCGCCGTGGTTTGTCATCGCGCTGGCTGCGCTCGGTCTGCTGCGTTTATACCGCAAAAACAAAACCGGCTAA
- a CDS encoding TlpA family protein disulfide reductase: MKTTIALSLFAALALAGCGDQKQTAASAAPPEQAAPAAIAAADPLAGALDELKTLSQTPPPEGISPIEHNLWFDRQCQAIGEKALAIYTGNPSDPRRWDAVMIMRRYQPRFYKSLVPVAGPDAEPVAEFDTAAAEAWRQRAEQLETALRSATDLTAAAREELDTRDTFAKLNEAYAGLMRDKKPVDLDEIRGIFEAFFARWPDSQSGGAVSYYVSFRKGMGKDDEIETLKTFFDSPNAAVRDYARTRVGFFEKIQKPLDIAYTAIDGREVDLKKLRGKVVLIDFWATWCGPCIAELPEMKKVHAAYHDKGFEIVGISLDSERDKQKLLKFIEKESMPWPQYFDGKGWQNKFAVEYAITGIPAMFLLDQEGKVVSTNARGGKLETEVRRLLGE; encoded by the coding sequence CTTCGCCGCCCTCGCCCTCGCCGGCTGCGGCGACCAAAAACAAACCGCCGCATCCGCCGCGCCGCCGGAACAGGCCGCGCCCGCGGCAATCGCCGCGGCCGACCCGCTCGCCGGCGCGCTCGACGAATTGAAAACGCTCTCGCAGACACCGCCGCCCGAAGGCATCTCGCCCATCGAGCACAACCTCTGGTTTGACCGGCAGTGCCAGGCCATCGGCGAAAAAGCCCTTGCGATCTACACGGGAAATCCGTCCGACCCGCGCCGCTGGGACGCCGTCATGATCATGCGCCGCTACCAGCCGCGTTTCTACAAGAGCCTCGTCCCTGTCGCCGGGCCGGACGCCGAGCCTGTCGCCGAATTCGACACCGCCGCCGCCGAGGCCTGGCGGCAGCGCGCCGAGCAACTCGAGACCGCGCTCCGCTCCGCCACCGACCTGACTGCCGCCGCGCGCGAGGAACTCGACACGCGCGACACCTTCGCGAAACTCAACGAGGCCTACGCCGGGCTCATGCGCGACAAGAAGCCCGTCGATCTCGACGAAATCCGCGGCATCTTCGAAGCGTTTTTCGCCCGCTGGCCCGACAGCCAGTCGGGCGGCGCCGTCTCCTATTACGTTTCGTTCCGCAAGGGCATGGGCAAGGACGACGAAATTGAAACCCTCAAGACCTTCTTCGACTCGCCCAACGCCGCCGTGCGCGATTACGCCAGGACGCGTGTCGGCTTTTTTGAGAAAATACAAAAGCCCCTCGACATCGCCTACACCGCGATCGACGGGCGCGAGGTGGACCTGAAAAAACTGCGCGGCAAAGTCGTGCTCATCGATTTCTGGGCCACGTGGTGCGGCCCCTGCATCGCCGAACTGCCCGAGATGAAAAAAGTCCATGCCGCGTATCACGACAAGGGCTTCGAAATCGTCGGCATCTCGCTCGACAGCGAGCGCGACAAACAAAAGCTCCTCAAATTTATCGAGAAGGAATCCATGCCCTGGCCGCAGTATTTCGACGGCAAGGGCTGGCAGAACAAATTCGCCGTTGAATACGCCATCACGGGCATCCCGGCGATGTTCCTGCTCGACCAGGAGGGCAAAGTCGTCTCGACCAACGCGCGCGGCGGCAAACTCGAAACCGAGGTCAGGCGCCTGCTCGGCGAATAA